A window of Daphnia carinata strain CSIRO-1 chromosome 5, CSIRO_AGI_Dcar_HiC_V3, whole genome shotgun sequence genomic DNA:
TAGATGACCTCTCCTCATTtttgatgaaaatgaaatcacTCACGGAGTTTCAAGGTTCTACTAGTATGGGCAGAACAGATAGGGTAAACGTGTACAACTCTTTGTTGGCGCTGTACATACCATAACCAGCTGGCGAAGTTATATATCTGGTGTTAGTTAAGCAACGACCAGCACGCAGTTGCATTTTGGGTATAAAAACGAGACGACTATAGTGTAAATCAATCACACATTCACCAACTCTCGTTGCAGTTGCATCTCCCCTCAAATCtcgaatcaaaatgaaattcttggtAAGCattatattatttacaaattATTTTCCATGCATTCTGTAATTGTTCAATTGTTTGATGGCAGGCTGTTCTAGTTGCCTTGGCTGCAGTTTTTGCCTGCGTGATGGGTCAGGGTTACGGTAACAACGGAAATTGGAATTCTTCACCGTACGGTGCCCCTGCTCCGGCATACGCAGCTCCCGCTCCTGCTCCCGCATACGCAGCTCCCGCTCCTGCTACGGCATACGCAGCTCCCGCTCCTGCTCCGGCATACGGAGCTCCCGCTCCTGCTCCGGCATACGGAGCTCCCGTTCCTGCTCAGCCCGCATACCGAGCTGCTGCCGGTGGCTGGTATTAGAATGGAGCCAAAGCTATGGCCAGTCATTAGAAGGCTGAATAACACGGATTTGAAATGGCTTGCTGAAAGTAATGGAAGCCTCCAGTAACATCACATTtctgttttgtatttttttctaattcacTGCAAATTCCGTCAtaagaaaattcaaataaaacgagaagaaaaaaagaatcattttGGTCCCTATGTATTTAGCCTACTTCACTCCGGgccttttgtttaaatttcagCATACGCCATAAAGGCCTTATTATTGGCTCATTAAATGGTTTCGAATGTTTGATATGGTAATTGGGATATATTCAAATTGCTTCGTTGAATGAACAGGTAGATCCAAATGGTTGATTATCTATTATGATGATAACCTAATGTTAGGTATCATGAGAACAATCCGATGGACATTAGCTCGTGATCGCGTTTTCGACAGGTCGTATTGCAAAGATAAGTGACTTGTCAAATTGGCGTAAGGAACGATGAGCGACTCATAGCCTGCGTAAGGTTGTTCAGTTGGGTATGATTAGGCAGACTACTGTAGCCATAATTTACTATGCTTATTGCGTCATTGCTCAGAACTGCTCAGAAATTTGATCTTTGATGTGCCATCACCAGATCTTTAAATCTCCATCAGTCTTGGCACTACTTCTGATTCAGTTTGTGTGAAATAGCAATAAAATCAACtgtatgaaaacaaaattgttaagTTTACAAACTGCATCAAACTGAGATAGAAAAACGTGTCTACGGTGCGGGGAATTTTTTGTAAGTGCGTGTCAATGCTAAAAATCAGTTCATTGTCTTAAAGACGTTATTGTAAAATGCAGATACGACTTTTTCTAATTATGGTGTCTATAAAAATCAATCGGGAAGCTTCAAGGTTCTACTTGTACAAGCCAAAGAAAAGGGTCAAATGGGTGTGGCTCTTTACCCAAAAGCCATGCAAAGCGTAACGAGGGATGGCATTACCGACTGATTGGCCAACACGCAGTTGAGATTTTCGTATAAAAAGGAGGCGATTAAAGTGTAAAACAATCACACATTCATCAACTCTCTTTGCAGTTGCATCTCACTTCAAATCTTCgctcaaaatgaaattcttggtAAGTATTTAACGAACATTATCTTTTATTGAACACTCTTTAACTGTTCCATTGTTTGACGGCAGGCTGTTCTTGTTGCCTTGGCTGCAGTCTTTGCTTGCGTGATGGCTCAGGGTTACAATAATCAGGGTCCGCAGTACGGCCAGCAGCCGCAACCTGCTCCGGTATACCCCGGTGCTCCTCCTGCGCCCGCTTACCAAGCTCCTCCTGCCAATCCATACGCACAACCTCCTCCCGCTCCTGCATACCGAGCTGCTTCTTCTAGCTGGTATTAGTACCAAAGCACGGCCCTTTCCACCAACGCATATCGAATCATTTTACTGGGCCAATTGGACGCAATAACTTCTTAAGGACGTGATTTGCCTCAAATGTTACGTGCGTGTTGAAACGTGGCGACAGTCTTTGGGCGGTCATCCTCTACAAATGTTGTTACATCGCTACACCATataatttttaagtttgatttCTTGTCTTTCTTAAACTTtgagaaaaattcatttggcatttcaaataaacaaaagcagaacaaaaacatctatgttttttttggaatgttcATCTTCAGACACCGGTTCACAACCATATACGAAAAACCTGTTGCTGAAAACGGGTCGAGTGCATTTACCTGCTCGTCCGCATGCAGCtatcaaaatgatttgatctTTAGCGGAGCAAGGAGAGCAGAGCAAAGTGAGGCTTTAAACTCACCGAGAGGTTAGGTTTCATCCATGGCTGTTCATTAGTTGAAATCGATTCGTGATTGCTGTCGTGTTATACTATAACAAGATTACTCTGCTTATCGTAGTTCACTACAGCAGCAAATGTTATCACGTTAAAACTCCCCCAACCTTGAACTCCACCCATCATGTTGATACTCCACCGCGCCATATGACGTCACTGCCATAAACTCTCACTTGAATATTAGCAGATTTAATTGCAAAGGTTTTAAATAATCAATAACAAGAGAACAGATGGCAGGTACTTATCtttgttgaaaaatgaaaagaacaaGTAAGTACATGTCCGGATGAAAACGGCACACTGGAGACAAGGCAGGAGGGGGACAAATTGTGTCAAACATACAcaggcaaaaatgaaaaattaaacacactcacaacaaaatcaatgagtcgaaaattcaaaaaatgtttggacCACACTGGGATGATATGGATTTTTCATCTGGTGTCAAgtttcaattcaaaaataattggCTTTCTAAACTCGGGTGTGCACTGCATACATATGTAAGGGGATTGGCTAGACAGAAAAATATAGCTGTAATTTGTTGATAAAATTGTACGTACCCTGGAGTAAAAATTATTGTTGaattaacatttcttttttcgttagTTCTGTTTTCCATCGTATGTTTCTAATGCGTAGATTTTTGGCTGCGAGTGGCTATTTACCCACTAGTACAACACAATaaaagggtcctatttctattttcaaaaaaatatatatattgtcTAATGAATGGGCGCCATTTTCGTGCTCACGTCCgaaacttttgttttcgacTTTGTCCAACGTTGTAGACATGGAATGAAGAAGAGCATCAAGCCACTGGCTGCAATCATCGCACCCGCCAAGTAGAAGCCGGCGTCGTACGAGCCGAGGTTATCCTTCAAACGGCCTATTTCGTTTGAAAGTATGCATTCACATTTTTCGTTCCACTACATTGATGCACAAATAATTTTTACCTGCAATGGGCGGTCCGACGAGTGAGGCAATGCCCTGAAATAGCAACAGCAATCCAAAAGCGTTCGTCAATTTTTCTAGACCGAGTAGATCGACCAGGATGACGGACGTCAGGCCGACGTAGGCACCGATGGTGAAGCCGAACGTGGCGCAATAGACGATTAACGTAACGTAATCATCACAAAATGCGCTGAAGGCGGTAGCTGTTTAAaaatcagaatgaaacaatGGATGAAAGATAGatgcaaaaatgaagttttaccTAAGCCACAAATCGTAAGGGCTCCATTGTAAAGCCAAAGGCGATTGAGCCACGGTTTATCGGAGATGTAACCGAGAATGACACGACCAATGGTGTTGGCAATGCCTACGACGGACAAGAGAAAACTGGCGTTGGCCGACGGGATTCCCAGTTCGAGGGCTTTATCTTTGATGTAGACGTAAGGTACGTTAAAGCCAATACTTGTGCAGAAATTGGAGATGGTGAAGAGAATGAAAACGGGGTCTTTGAGTAGGCCAAAGTCCATCATTTCCATGTAAGCATCGTAGGATTCTTTGCTGCAGGGAATCAAACCGCAGACTTTGACCTTCTCGTTTTCGTTCGTCGTTCCAGAACCCGTGTCTTCCGGGATGCGCATCACGGAGCCGGAAAATCCCTTGGGGTCAGCTCGGTATTCGGGTATGTTCAACATGGAGCCGCTGTACAACGCGTCCTTGCGATACATGACACCGGACCCTCCGTGCTGTGAGCGCATGTCAGCTGTGGAACCCTTACGGCTAGATACGGTTATACCCATTTCCGCGTCTCGATTGCTAGGCAAATGGCCGTAGCTGCCAAATTTGCGATTGTCTTCGCCAGCCACGTCGCCTGGAACTTGAAGAAGATGCGGTTGGCTACGTGCCATTCGAGCCAGTGATGCATCCCCAACAGCTGTACTGACCATCAACGTGTTGTTGGTCGGTTTATCTTGATCGATCTTACGCGTTTCGCCGTTGAGCGCAACATCGTGAGCACTCCGCCGAGCGGAATCTGCCGGAGAATGATCACTCTCTTCGTTAATGGCCATCAGTTTTTCCTTCTCGACCATTTCGACAGCCATCTCTGACGTGGTCCTCTTCCTTCGAGGTCTAGTCGTCTCTAAGGGCCGGAATAAAGCTCCAAAGATAATGCAATTTAGGGTGATGGCCGTGATGATAAGCAGAGCTCCCCTCCACGAGTAAGTTTTGATGAGAGCTTCGGTTAATGGAGCAAAGATGAACGTGCCTATTCCAGATCCGCAAACGGCAATGCCCGTGGCAAACGAACGCTTTTTCTCGAAGTAGCACGTGACACTGACGATGGCCGGCAGATAAATCAGACCGAAACCGAAACCTGTTTGACGATTGATCGATGAGTTCAAAACGTCAACTgtgcatttatttttgttggaatTAGAAAAACTACGAACCAGCTAGTAATCCAATAGTAACATAGAGTGTGGTTACACCATTAGCCAACGTACTGATGCCTAATCCTAAGGCAGCAATTAAGGCCCCAACAATCGTGATGGTCCTGCAGCCATATTTGTTCACAAGCGAACTGACAATAGGCCCTGTTTGATGTAGGACAGAAATGTTAATTGAATTTCGAAGAACAAATTAAAGGGTCTATTGATTGGAACATTACCTGATCCTAACGTGACGCCGACCATAATTGAAGCAATCCAGCTGGTGCGTTCGGAACCTTCATCGAAGTACCACATCAATTCGACGATGAAAATGCCCAATGTGTACGTGAATCCGTCCGCTGTATGGATTACATTTTTAATTAGAGAAAgttaattgtgtttttttttgtctactgGTTGAATATATGATTACCGATAATGTGAATCATAAAGGAACCGAACACGACAGCCCAGCCCCAACCGCCGTCTGGGGGTGGAACGACTTCTTCATCGTCGTTCGTCGGTGTCTTTTTGGCCGGCGCTCCGtgagtcatttttttttctctttttagataatatttaaaaacaaaaaaacaaaaaaaaaaaacgcctaACGAGTTTCCAGTACGTCGGTTTGCTGATTGATGGCGTTAAGGAAATTCTATCTAGCGGGTCATTCAATAGGAaacgttcgttttctttctcaaacTTTCATCAGCATTTGTCCAACGGCATCGTTTCCCCCCTGCAtagaattaaagaaaaaatatttttttttttaagaattatATATAGGTTAACCTAAAACGCTAAAAGGGCAATGGATAACGTAAAAAGTCTGAAGGTGCGGGTCACTTTCTTATCGATTTATTTCAAATCGTGCCTGCCGAGGACTGTAGTTCGTTTTGGAATTATACCTCTAGACTCTGTTTAGCGCAATCTTTGTGTGCTTGAATCTAAAATTAGAACTCTACTGCACGCTGTGCGCACTGCCGGATAATCAACTGTCGGTTAAATTTTCCCGAGgacatttcatttgaataaaaaaaaaaacacatttcctttctcttttcgtcttATCGAGTATGTTGTTACAACCAACGAACATGTTTAAggataaatgaataaaaaccgCAGCCATATCCAGTTTTTGGCAACAACGACAGACGTAATTGAGCCACGTGGTGGCCCACGTAATCAGATATTCAAGCCACCACCCGCACACATACGCACAGCTTGAGAAACGTTCTCTTTCCTATTAACTTCTTCAAATTGTTTAGCTCTGTATTAAACTCAGAGCAGGCAGCTCTGCCAATCGTGAACAAGATGTTCGTTCACGACTTTACCTAGCGTATTGATCTCGAACAAAATCCATAGACTCTTGAGTTGTGACGTGTgctttgtcttctttttttcgtgagcGTGAATCTCACGAAACTTGGCGCCCTTGCACTCTAAACGAATCGTAACTCCCCTCCGCGCACGTCAAGAGCTCAACCCAATGGCCGAGTGACTGAAATTTTCACTTCCAAAGACTGGCAAAGACATGGCGTCTTTTTGCTTTCACTATAGAGAGCGGAGCCTCGTGTGGGAGGCGTGTCTATCCATCGGTGTAGGGGGAAACAAAATGCGCCTGATGTAACAAGCAGGGAcgtatacacacaaaaaaggagagggaGTTCtggcaaagagagagaggaactTAAGTTTGTGAGGCAACGGATGAGGGGAGAGAGATAAATTCCCGTATTGATGTTACCCTATGTAACTCCGGTCATAGTTTACTGCTCTCCCTTTCATCCgcttttcttccccccccccccccctacagCTCCCCACCCTTCAGGTCCAGGCTTTCCCTAACTGTTAACAGGAACACGATGCTTGGAAAGAtaatcaaaacttttatttatttatttttttctccttctctctTATGTAGAGAATATAacagatgaaaacaaaataataggTCTCTCCCTTATTGATTGAAAACAGAGTCTAGTTTTCAAGAGCGTCCTTCATAAAAATAGATAACAACGAGCGAGTGCAATGTACAATTCCATTGGCCCTTTCTTTAATAAGAGGGGAGGTGTGAATGCGagtttaaatcatttttttttttcgatgtacGTGATTCTGATTAATAATGGAGGAAGAAACTGCAAATGGTTTGTGCCTGTGAATTTCCTTTATCGATCGGCGGAACAATGCGTTAAGTAATGTGCTTTTTAAATCTGACATTTCATTACTGAGCAAGGATATTGTGTATATATAGAAAGCCAGCTGCTGTAGCATTAATATTACGTGGCAAAACGCTATAGAAGGAGTTAATCTGTTCAACGAACTCAATTTTTTTCGggtagaggggggggggggaatgaaaaaaaaaatatgtagaaAGTCCTAACGATTtcgctgttttgttttcgttcattttttaattactGGGTGTCTGTTCTGTTGGTGTAAGGCAATTCGAAACCGGCATTCAATTCAAATTACCGgatagggaagaaaaaaaaaaaaaaaaaaaagaagaaaaacaaaacgaatggATGTGAAAACCTAGATAGGAACGAAGCGACTCAAGATCACAGTTGAGGTCGAAGAGGCCCCACTCCTCCCATGAAAAAATCTAACGACCAAAGTCCTGATCGATAACGTTAGACGGTTATCGCAGATCGTCTAGAGAAACTGACCATAACGAAAGCCAAAAAATGTCCATGTCTTTAAAGAATGTCAATGGGGCGTGAAGCGTGTGGGAATATCCGTTCAAACTATAGAAATTTCACAAGATTATCACCTTCGTTCTCTAATGATattcacaaaaatgaaacgacaAAATTCTTTGGGATTTGGACTGGGGCGTGTAGCATGACCTACAGTCTAACGTCCgttaggaaaacaaaagatgacaagaaaaaaaatggcttagCGACAGAAAGTACTGTAGGTGTTTATTGGTTTGGTTTATTGAAGATGGAAATAGATCCGGTATTTCtggaataattaaaaaaaaataagcatcCGGCAGACGAATGAAGCGTGACGTTTGCCGGCTGAGCCAACATTCAATCAAACGGATCTTTGTCGCCCTGTGGATATTGGCAAGGTGATTGTTTGTTCAGTCGTGTAAACAAACCGTTGCCCGCAAAACCCTCGTAGATGTATAAGGTCACAGATGGCTATGTTAAGGTCCTAAAACAGGATAGCTCGAGTAAGAAGCCACTTGCGTCCAGTTCCTAGCGAGGTGGAGTGAACAGAAAGAAAGCCGAATGGATATCCAATTGTCCATCACTAATCATTCGAATGGGCTGACGCACCTGAGGTACTAAGCTCGTGATTTTGTGAACACACTTTAGTAGACGAGCGTTAGATTGCTTCATTCTTAATCTCGTATAGTTTCCAAAACATAAGCAAATTCGATCGTCTTCCCCGTGTCACATATACAAAGCgatgttttgaattttaatgGTAATTAAATAGCTTAACTTACCTGTATAGATTGATGTAAGCCAACGTTGGATTAGTGAGGCCGGCTAATGGGAACAAAACGGGACCAAGCTGAAATGTCTTGATCACGGCCCGCGCGGCTGCCGCTGGATAAATGATCTCGTTTAGTTCGGTAGCTTATTTTTCATGGAGTAAAACATGATACATGGTGGCGCTAGTAGTGTGAATGATTTTGAACGTTCTTTTCCCTACAAATCACGCGTTCTCAATACAGAGTCGATACTCGCTCGTCGGCTGGAATTCATCTGATCACGCCATCAGCATTTAACCGTTTGTGTTAACGTGGATCGTCAGTGTTGGAACAGCCACCGTTTGCTTCTTTCAACATTGAAAAGACGACTCAGCAGTTGAACAAAATGTGATcgggtttcttttcttgcgtGCACCGGTTCCAATGAAGCCATCTGGCAGCGGGAATCATAACCGCAACGTGCAACCGTATGCAGATTAACAGACGGCCACGCTCTGCGGTGAATGCATCACAACTTATGGGCCGAATCGATAAAACCACCTAAATATAATTAATCAAAAACCTTATATGGATATCGATCGCTTAGAACGAGCTTCTTTTAAGGCAAAAACTAGGAATGCTCAGCTCAAATCCTATTATGGTCTATGTCATTAAGTTCGTCTCGGGCTAAATCGATTTGTTTGTAAGAAGCCACCTTCTtttgcctgaaaaaaaaaaagaattctattttttttttcatgtcaaaacgatgacgatgatgagAAAATTTATGATACGGCTGACCCCATAGCAACTGCGCGTTAAGTACGGgctgcttgaaaaaaaaagctggacACATCTGTTCATTGTCAAATTGGCTACTCGTGCGAACTGCCCGACAGCCGGTGTTATGCAATGTTGTTGATCACGAGCCACATGGGAGCCGTTACAATTCTTTACAGCCTTTTCGGGGCACCAGttcccctttatttttgttttttgaatagACTAATCGTGAAAAATGACGCTATATAATTTAAAGATTGGGTCAATCGAATTTCGCTATTTATTTTGAGCAattagaaaatggaaaagaaggaCAAGAATCACGAGAAAACTGGATGCCTCGGTGAATAATGCAGCGCTCTTTTGGCAACGGGTATCATAGGCTTGTGAATCTAGTTGATCGAACATAGTCCCATTGGCGCACGTTCCCGATACTCTCGTCAACAAGTGTCTCTTTTCATTGATGAGCCAACCTAAGTGGCAATCATCACACACAATGGGATCTACAATGAAGGAAGAAAGATGAATGAGCGGCTTATTTTAATCTGCAAAAAGCGAACTTACTTCCATAAATGTCAATAGAGCCGGATGCTTGAATCATCTGCTCCAACAGTTCTTCGAACGTTTCTCGTGGGAACGCAATTAACTTACCGAATACCATATACACCATCGCTGCTCTATAGTTGCCTGTAAATGATTAAAAACATATTTCTTTAACCTTCCTGTTTAGACTAGGAAGTAATTGCAGATTACCCTGGAACGCATCTGGCTCAATATTCTGAATTGGCATATTAGCCAGCCCGAGGGAATTCAGTGTTGACGTGAAAGCTAACGATCCGCTAGGCAACGTACTGATTTGATTCTCGCTAAAATCGAGCGTATTTAAGTTCGTAAAATTTCTCGCTGCCGGAGGAATCCTTGTCAATCCCAAATTGACCAGGTACAAACGGGTCAGTGAGCCCGTGTAATACAGCAAAGTGTCCACGATCGTCTCCATGGTGTCCTGATCCGTGTCCGTAGCCGCATTGATGATGATCGTGTCGAGGAATGGAGTTTGAGCTGGATCGTGCCACTCACGGAGTCCGGTTGGAGCGTATAATTCAATCATTCGCATGTGCGGCATCAAAGGCATCCGTGCCATGGTGGTCAAGGTGCAATCAGCTATTCTCATGGTTTCCAGAACTCGTAATTGAgccaaaaaaacgaagtcgaATTCGGTTAAATCACATGACATGATTTGGAAAGAACTGGTCCTTCCAGCTGAAGCTATGAACGCTTGAGGATCGATAGCACCGAGTTTCGTTCCATCTCCTCTGCACTCGAACGAAATTAAACCGGCTGTCTTGTTGCTGAAAATATGTCCTGGGATAGACATTGATGCTGTGAGGCTGATTCTAACCTCGTAGTGATCAACAATGGGAGTCTGCTCGAATGTCTTCTTAATGGTTTCCAATTCGGCTGGTGATGATGCGTTGCAGTAGATGTTGTAAGTTTCGTACGGCCAGTAATCGCATATGCAGTGAGGACCGTAATTCAATTCAATTGGGCATGCAAGTCCAAGCCGTTCTTCTGGTAAACTACTGGCCATTTGGTGCGGCGTAATTTCATGGCTCTCTACGCCGATTAAAATCAGCAgcttcaagaagaaaaaaaaggtaaagtttaattaattgaattttcgGTTACGTGATTCAAATCTGTTTTCTTCGCTTCAGTTCAATAATTAGAAACATTACGCTATGAAAATGATATTAAATAATACCGACCCCAATGATTGTACCCAACATTTTCCTGACGACTGTTTGGTCTTGACTGTATTTTGACAGGAATTAGTTTAACGCCTTATCATCCCAAAATTACATCGTTATAAATAAATGTATGTGTCGGACTTATCTTATCACGTTGTTGTTCACAATAACGTATTTACCCAAGTCTCTAAATGGCTATATGTTTTGATCAAAAAGATCAGTTTTAAGTGTGCCCCTATCGTACTCAATAATTTATGACAGTATTCAGTATAGATAAATATTTGTCGTGATGATTTCAGCTTTTTATTTAAACTATATCGCATTTCCCCGGCCACGAATAGTTTGGTGTATTAAGAAagcattaaaataaaaaattaataattgtTCGTAGACAATGTTTCATGTATGAAACGGATCTAAAATTTGATTCCGGGGAGCTCCACTATATTTTGGATCACGTTCAATCAGGACGTCAGATAGATGGGAAAGTAGTGGAGAGGCTTCTCAATTTTCTCTTATACACACGTCTCAAGTGTCTTAATAACGAAATGAGGAACCTATTGCAACCACGTTTTAATCTGCAACACTGCCTACACTTTAGATAAAAATGAGCGTATAATTATAGTgccgaaatttttttgcataatCGCTTCTTCGcacgttttccttttcccaATGCTTATCATCTTCAGTTACTTAAAACTAGGTCAATCTTGCAGTGTGACAACATAGTCGATCAGAAAATCACACtctttattaatattttttcgtTCGGCACAAATtagatctttaaaaaaatatctggagaaaatcaaagaaaagggaaacatcCTCAAGACGTAAACGCTATCGAGATGCGCGTGTTTTTAAACGTGCTTCCCCTTTGTGTTTCCATCAAATCTAAAATCGAATTCTATTGCGGCTGATCCATTCGGAGAAGGAAGAGATGCGGGTGTAGACGCCATACGTGTCAGTTGCGCATCCGATTCCCCAACTCACGATTCCTACTTGACATTGGCGGTTGCCACGGTTCATCATCAATGGTCCTCCGCTGTCACCCTGTCAGCAGAAAAGCGTTAGACTGTCAACAAAATTATGCAAATTATATCAGTTGTTACAGCACAGGAGTCCTTCCTTGGTGCTGTGGCACAAATGAAATGGTCCACGATGCCACCCGGAGCTCGAGTGCCGAAATTTTGCCTGCAATCTTGTTGCGATTTGATTTGAAGCGAAACCTTTTGCAACGTTTCAGCCCTAGGCCCAcctgaaaacaaacaaaaggagttCAGGTCGGTCAGTGCAGTCCAATAAATTAGGATGGGTCTATAGTGTGGTGTATTTACCATCTCTGATGTTTCCCCAACCGATAGCCACTGCCTCTTTTCCATCGTGATTGACACCTACGTCGTCGTAGAGACATACAGGTGATAAAGTATTGCTGTACTGGACTGGCGAATCCATGGTCACCAACGCAATATCATTATACTAGATTGAACCGATCagataaggaaaaataaattaaatccTGTGTCCAGTTGGAATGGGTCCAAAACAAAAGTCATACCAATTTGGTGGCATCGAATGCCTTGTGGCGTGTAATGCTATGCACGCGTCTGACAACCATGGCCTGATCTCTCAAATCCACGGCTCCCATAATAACCGTGAGCTGGGCAACGCCTTGTGGTGTCAACCTTGACAAAGCCAAACAGGGTATTATTTACACACTGCGAAAAGGTATCGTTTAAGCAGTTTGAATGAATCACCTGTGAACGCAGTGCGCTGCTGTTAAAATGTGTATACTGTCAAGTAAGGAGCCTCCGCAATAAACCTTTCCGTTACCCATAAtacctgccttttttttacgtcacAGGAAATGGTAAGGCAATATATGCCTTGAGACATATTAAGTTTAACCTTTAAATTTAACGGTTTACCATAAACGGGTATTCTCCAGCATAGGAATTCCAACCTCCAACAATACGCGACGTCGCGTCAGAATAgatcgtttcattttcaaatgaattttctaaTTTCGTTGTACGATTATACCGTTGCGAAGGGTGACAGCATACTCCATAA
This region includes:
- the LOC130696896 gene encoding vitelline membrane protein Vm26Ab-like is translated as MKFLAVLVALAAVFACVMGQGYGNNGNWNSSPYGAPAPAYAAPAPAPAYAAPAPATAYAAPAPAPAYGAPAPAPAYGAPVPAQPAYRAAAGGWY
- the LOC130696476 gene encoding monocarboxylate transporter 3-like; translation: MTHGAPAKKTPTNDDEEVVPPPDGGWGWAVVFGSFMIHIIADGFTYTLGIFIVELMWYFDEGSERTSWIASIMVGVTLGSGPIVSSLVNKYGCRTITIVGALIAALGLGISTLANGVTTLYVTIGLLAGFGFGLIYLPAIVSVTCYFEKKRSFATGIAVCGSGIGTFIFAPLTEALIKTYSWRGALLIITAITLNCIIFGALFRPLETTRPRRKRTTSEMAVEMVEKEKLMAINEESDHSPADSARRSAHDVALNGETRKIDQDKPTNNTLMVSTAVGDASLARMARSQPHLLQVPGDVAGEDNRKFGSYGHLPSNRDAEMGITVSSRKGSTADMRSQHGGSGVMYRKDALYSGSMLNIPEYRADPKGFSGSVMRIPEDTGSGTTNENEKVKVCGLIPCSKESYDAYMEMMDFGLLKDPVFILFTISNFCTSIGFNVPYVYIKDKALELGIPSANASFLLSVVGIANTIGRVILGYISDKPWLNRLWLYNGALTICGLATAFSAFCDDYVTLIVYCATFGFTIGAYVGLTSVILVDLLGLEKLTNAFGLLLLFQGIASLVGPPIAGRLKDNLGSYDAGFYLAGAMIAASGLMLFFIPCLQRWTKSKTKVSDVSTKMAPIH
- the LOC130696697 gene encoding uncharacterized protein LOC130696697; translation: MLGTIIGLLILIGVESHEITPHQMASSLPEERLGLACPIELNYGPHCICDYWPYETYNIYCNASSPAELETIKKTFEQTPIVDHYEVRISLTASMSIPGHIFSNKTAGLISFECRGDGTKLGAIDPQAFIASAGRTSSFQIMSCDLTEFDFVFLAQLRVLETMRIADCTLTTMARMPLMPHMRMIELYAPTGLREWHDPAQTPFLDTIIINAATDTDQDTMETIVDTLLYYTGSLTRLYLVNLGLTRIPPAARNFTNLNTLDFSENQISTLPSGSLAFTSTLNSLGLANMPIQNIEPDAFQGNYRAAMVYMVFGKLIAFPRETFEELLEQMIQASGSIDIYGNPIVCDDCHLGWLINEKRHLLTRVSGTCANGTMFDQLDSQAYDTRCQKSAALFTEASSFLVILVLLFHFLIAQNK
- the LOC130696539 gene encoding chymotrypsin-1-like, which produces MEVSVSNWILVGVLLSFQILVTEALILETDDAIIVKAGSRHSPNQNVEYARTPKSSDHQQKTSDMSECLTYDGHSGVCLPVSECYPYTEAHRSIDNLDTWVIGTRGTCNYVEPNGKQIYGVCCHPSQRYNRTTKLENSFENETIYSDATSRIVGGWNSYAGEYPFMAGIMGNGKVYCGGSLLDSIHILTAAHCVHRLTPQGVAQLTVIMGAVDLRDQAMVVRRVHSITRHKAFDATKLYNDIALVTMDSPVQYSNTLSPVCLYDDVGVNHDGKEAVAIGWGNIRDGGPRAETLQKVSLQIKSQQDCRQNFGTRAPGGIVDHFICATAPRKDSCAGDSGGPLMMNRGNRQCQVGIVSWGIGCATDTYGVYTRISSFSEWISRNRIRF